GCTCCTCGAGCTCGAGCGCCAGCTCCTTGCCGCCGGAACGGACGATCCGTCCTTCGACGAGCACGTGGACGAAGTCGGGGACGATGTAGGCGAGGAGGCGCTGGTAGTGGGTGACGAGGACCATCGCCCGCTCCGGGCTGCGCAGCGCGTTGACGCCCCCGGCGACCACGCGCAGGGCGTCGATGTCGAGCCCGGAGTCCGTCTCATCCAGAATTGCAACGGTCGGGTCGAGCATCGCCATCTGGAAGATCTCGTTCCTCTTCTTCTCGCCGCCGGAGAACCCCTCGTTGACGGGGCGGTTGACGAGGTCGGTTTCCATCTCGACGAGCTTCATCTTCTGCTTCATGGTCGCGAGGAATTCGACCGCGTCGAGCTCCTCGAGGCCGCGATGCTTCCGGATCGCATTGACCGCCGCTTTGAGGAAATAGGCGTTGGAGACGCCCGGGACCTCGACGGGGTACTGGAAGGCGAGGAAGACGCCTTCGCGCGCGCGGACTTCGGGGGGCATCGCGAGGAGGTCCTCTCCCCGGTAGAGCACGCGTCCCTTCGTGACGCCGTACCCGGCGCGGCCGGCGAGGACGTGCGCGAGCGTGCTCTTCCCCGAGCCGTTGGGTCCCATGATCGCGTGGACCTCGCCGGCGCGGACGATGAGATCCAGGCCGCGCAGGATCTCGTTGCCGCCGACGGTGACGTGGAGGTCTTCGATTTCGAGCAGAGGAGCCTTTTCGTTCATGCGTTCCTTCCGGTCTCGTTGGCGCGCGCGGCGCGCCGTCCGGTCATCCCGAGCGACAGCGAGGGATCTCGGTCGAAAGGCCCATGCCTCCCCCTCTCCAACTGGAGAGGGGGGCGGGGGGTGAGGTCCGTCATCCGACGCTTCCTTCCAGCGAAACGCCGAGCAGCTTCTGCGCCTCGACGGCGAACTCCATCGGAAGCTCGCGGAAGACCTCCTTGCAGAAGCCGTTGACGATCATCGAGATCGCGTCCTCGGCGGAGATGCCGCGCTGCTGGAAGTAGAAGATCTGGTCGTCGCCGATCTTCGAGGTCGTCGCCTCGTGCTCCATCTGGGCCGAGGAGTTGGCGACGTCGATGTACGGGAAGGTATGCGCGCCGCAGCGGTCCCCCATCAGGAGCGAGTCGCACTGCGAGTAGTTCCGGGCGTTCTCGGCGCCGCGAAGGATCTTCACCATGCCGCGGTAGCTGTTCTGGCCGTGCCCGGCGGAGATCCCTTTGGAGACGATCGTCGAGCGGGTGTTCTTGCCGATGTGGATCATCTTCGTGCCGGTGTCGGCCTGCTGATAGTTGTTGGCGACGGCGACCGAATAGAACTCGCCCACCGAATCGTCGCCGAGCAGGATGCAGCTCGGGTACTTCCACGTGATCGCCGAGCCCGTCTCGACCTGCGTCCAGGAGATCTTCGAACGCCGTCCCGCGCACTTTCCGCGCTTGGTGACGAAGTTGTAGATGCCCCCCTTGCCGTCCTTGTCGCCGGGGTACCAGTTCTGGACCGTCGAGTACTTGATGCGCGCGTCGTCGAGCGCGACGAGCTCGACGACGGCCGCGTGGAGCTGGTTCTCGTCGCGCATCGGCGCGGTGCACCCCTCGAGGTACGAGACGGAAGCGCCCTCGTCGGCGATGATGAGCGTCCGCTCGAACTGCCCCGTGTTCTTCGCGTTGATGCGAAAGTAGGTCGAGAGCTCCATCGGGCACTTCACGCCCTTCGGGACGTACACGAACGAGCCGTCGGAGAAGACGGCGGAGTTCAGGGTCGCGAAGAAGTTGTCGCTGTACGGGACGACGGAGCCGAGGTATTGCCGGACGAGATCCGGATGCGTCTGCACGGCCTCGGAGAAGGAGCAGAAGACGATCCCGAGCTCGCCCAGCTTCTCCTTGAAGGTCGTCGCGACCGACACGCTGTCGAAGACCGCGTCGACCGCGACTCCCGCGAGGATCTCGCGCTCGCGCAGCGGAATCCCGAGCTTCTCGTAGGTCTCGAGGAGCTTCGGGTCGACCTCGTCGAGGCTCTTCGGTCCTTCCTTCTTCCCCTTCGCCTTCGGCGCCGAGTAATACACGATCTCCTGGTAATCGATCGGCGGATAGTGGACGTTCGCCCACGAGGGCTCGGTCATCGTGAGCCACTTCCGGTAGGCCTTGAGCCTCCACTCGAGCAGGAACGCGGGCTCCCCCTTCTTGCGGGAGATCAGGCGGATGACGTCCTCGCTCAATCCCTTCGGGATCGACTCTTCCTCGATCTCGGTGACGAAGCCGTGCTGGTATTCGCGCGACGTGAAGTCTTCGATGGTCTTGGCCTGGGACGACATCGGTTCTCCTTAAGACCCGCGAACCGCGGCGGCCTGCGGCAGCCTCGGTCCGCCGAACGCGAACCGGGGGAGCGGCGCCGCCATTTCGGCGAGCGTGATGTTCGACAGCGCCTGCCGAACGACGTGGTTGATGCTCTTCCAGTTGTCCGTGACCGGACAGCGGGGCTCCTGCGGGCACTGGCCTCCCTGCGGTTCGTTGCACTGGGTGAGAGAGACGGGCCCCTCGATCGCGGTGAGAATGTCGGCGAGCGAGATCTCGGAAGCGTCGCGGGAGAGCGTGTATCCGCCGTGGAGCCCGCGCTGGGATTCGAGGAGGCCGCCGCGGGCGAGCGCCTTCAGCACCTTGCTGACGGTCGGAAGCGGAAGGTGCGTCTCCCGCGCGAGATCGCGGGCATTGTGGGCGCGGTCCGACTCCCTCGCGAAGAACGTCATCAGGACGCTCGCGTAGTCGGTCAGTTTCGTCATTCGAATCATCCGCGTTCTCCCGCCCGGCCCTCCGGACAAATAGGACTGATTCAGTCCCAATTGAGATTCTAACGGAATCCCGCGGGCTGTCAAGCTTGATAACTTACGCTGTTTCTGGCACTTGGCTTTCTCGATCGAGGACGTCGAGGAGCTTCGGGACGTCGTTCGTGACGATGCCGTCGACGCCGCGCGAAGCGAGATCCTCGAGCTCCCGGCCGTCGTCGATCGTCCACGCGATGACCGAATCGAGCTCGCCGCGGTTGCGGGCCTCGAGGACGGCCGTCAGCTCGTCGCGGAAGTCCGCCCACGCTCTCTGGCCGCACCCCATGCTCACGTCGCGGACGCCGGTGCGGCGCACGAAGTCGAGCACGCCGGGGTACTCGAAGTCGGGGCTCACGCGAAGCCCGCCGGGCGCACCGCGCCGATTCTCGCGCGCGAGCGCCTCGACGATCTCCGCGTGCACGC
This genomic window from Thermoanaerobaculia bacterium contains:
- a CDS encoding SUF system Fe-S cluster assembly regulator encodes the protein MTKLTDYASVLMTFFARESDRAHNARDLARETHLPLPTVSKVLKALARGGLLESQRGLHGGYTLSRDASEISLADILTAIEGPVSLTQCNEPQGGQCPQEPRCPVTDNWKSINHVVRQALSNITLAEMAAPLPRFAFGGPRLPQAAAVRGS
- the sufB gene encoding Fe-S cluster assembly protein SufB, with product MSSQAKTIEDFTSREYQHGFVTEIEEESIPKGLSEDVIRLISRKKGEPAFLLEWRLKAYRKWLTMTEPSWANVHYPPIDYQEIVYYSAPKAKGKKEGPKSLDEVDPKLLETYEKLGIPLREREILAGVAVDAVFDSVSVATTFKEKLGELGIVFCSFSEAVQTHPDLVRQYLGSVVPYSDNFFATLNSAVFSDGSFVYVPKGVKCPMELSTYFRINAKNTGQFERTLIIADEGASVSYLEGCTAPMRDENQLHAAVVELVALDDARIKYSTVQNWYPGDKDGKGGIYNFVTKRGKCAGRRSKISWTQVETGSAITWKYPSCILLGDDSVGEFYSVAVANNYQQADTGTKMIHIGKNTRSTIVSKGISAGHGQNSYRGMVKILRGAENARNYSQCDSLLMGDRCGAHTFPYIDVANSSAQMEHEATTSKIGDDQIFYFQQRGISAEDAISMIVNGFCKEVFRELPMEFAVEAQKLLGVSLEGSVG
- the sufC gene encoding Fe-S cluster assembly ATPase SufC; translation: MLEIEDLHVTVGGNEILRGLDLIVRAGEVHAIMGPNGSGKSTLAHVLAGRAGYGVTKGRVLYRGEDLLAMPPEVRAREGVFLAFQYPVEVPGVSNAYFLKAAVNAIRKHRGLEELDAVEFLATMKQKMKLVEMETDLVNRPVNEGFSGGEKKRNEIFQMAMLDPTVAILDETDSGLDIDALRVVAGGVNALRSPERAMVLVTHYQRLLAYIVPDFVHVLVEGRIVRSGGKELALELEERGYAWLEEAPAPAGVLEGNAAR